One segment of Danio aesculapii chromosome 3, fDanAes4.1, whole genome shotgun sequence DNA contains the following:
- the gtf2f1 gene encoding general transcription factor IIF subunit 1 isoform X2 — MTSLGSQGSSSSSSTEYVVRVPKNTNKKYSIMAFNAGDKVSCSTWTQARMERDMSNRRIYGEEETQEGAAGSEFGKKQREESRRKKYGIITKEFKVEDQPWILKVNGKAGRRFKGIKKGGVTENASYYIFTQSADGAFEAFPVHAWYNFTPQAKHRTLTAEEAEEEWGRRNKVVNHFSIMLQRRLREQERGGGGDEDEEEGEKGAKKKKKGGRGGDLRIHDLEEDLEMSSDESDGSNGDGEDDEAKAKAKKEKGAKGKGKKKKKKGSDLEGFEDSDDGDFEGLEVDYMSDESSSEEEEPEKTKPNKAEDVPKGIDEMSESEEESEEETKNEEENKEEEEEEDGKKTPVQVEKKKKKDSSGESDSSEDSDIEGEAASALFMKKRTPPKRGGGRGSAGSSRTGSRPGTPSIDNAATSNTLRAAASKLEQGKRQTTVPSSETPAAKRLKMEPSPQSSSGKSTPQPASGKSTPSASDVMLTEDAVRRYLIRKPMTTKDLLKKFQTKRTGLSSEQTVNVLAQILKRLNPERKNINDKMHFYLTE; from the exons GGTTCACAGGGGAGCAGCAGTTCATCCTCAACGGAGTATGTAGTACGGGTTCCAaa AAACACCAATAAGAAATACAGCATAATGGCCTTTAATGCTGGTGATAAAGTCAGTTGTTCCACATGGACTCAG GCTCGTATGGAGCGGGACATGAGTAATAGACGTATATATGGTGAGGAGGAGACTCAAGAGGGGGCAGCAGGGAGTGAGTTTGGGAAAAAACAGAGAGAAGAATCAAGGAGGAAGAAGTACGGCATCATTACAAAAGAGTTCAAGGTGGAGGACCAGCCGTGGATCCTTAAGGTTAACGGCAAGGCAGGAAGAAG ATTCAAGGGTATAAAAAAAGGGGGCGTCACAGAGAATGCGTCCTACTACATCTTCACACAGAGTGCTGATGGTGCTTTTGAGGCATTTCCCGTGCACGCCTGGTACAACTTCACACCGCAGGCCAAGCATCGCACGCTCACAGCTGAGGAAGCAGAAGAAGAGTGGGGCAG gAGAAACAAAGTGGTGAACCACTTCAGTATTATGCTCCAGCGGCGTTTGCGAGAACAGGagcgaggaggaggaggagatgaggATGAGGAGGAAGGAGAAAAAGGggcaaagaaaaagaagaagggaGGCAGAGGAGGTGACCTGCGAATTCATGACCTCGAGGAAGATTTGGAAATGAGCAGCGATGAAAGTGATGGCAGCAATGGAGACGGTGAGG ATGATGAAGCCAAGGCGAAAGCTAAAAAGGAAAAAGGTGCCAAAGGCAagggaaagaagaaaaagaaaaagggcAGCGACTTAGAAGGATTTGAGGACAGTGATGATGGTGACTTTGAGGGTTTGGAGGTGGACTACATGTCTGATGAGAgcag TTCTGAAGAAGAAGAGCCAGAGAAGACCAAGCCCAATAAGGCAGAGGATGTTCCTAAAG GGATTGATGAAATGTCTGAAAGTGAGGAAGAGAGTGAGGAAGAGACCAAGAATGAGGAAGAGAAtaaggaagaggaagaggaggaagatgGGAAGAAGACGCCAGTGCAGgtggaaaagaagaaaaagaaag ACAGCAGTGGCGAGTCCGACAGCTCCGAGGACAGTGATATTGAAGGAGAGGCAGCGTCAGCACTGTTTATG AAGAAGCGCACACCTCCTAAGCGAGGAGGTGGCCGTGGCTCAGCAGGAAGTTCAAGAACAGGTAGTCGACCAGGCACACCATCTATTGATAACGCTGCCACTTCCAACACTCTCCGCGCTGCTGCCAGCAAACTGGAGCAAG GTAAGCGACAAACGACTGTGCCAAGCTCAGAGACTCCAGCAGCCAAGAGATTAAAGATGGAGCCCAGTCCTCAGAGCTCCTCAGGGAAAAGCACACCGCAGCCAGCGTCAGGGAAATCCACCCCCAGCGCCAG TGATGTGATGCTGACAGAGGATGCGGTGCGCAGGTATCTCATCAGGAAGCCTATGACCACTAAAGACCTGCTAAAGAAGTTCCAGACTAAACGCACAGGCCTCAGCAGTGAGCAGACAGTCAATGTGCTCGCGCAGATCTTGAAGAGGCTCAACCCAGAGAGGAAGAACATCAATGACAAGATGCACTTCTACCTCACTGAGTGA
- the gtf2f1 gene encoding general transcription factor IIF subunit 1 isoform X1 → MTSLGSQGSSSSSSTEYVVRVPKNTNKKYSIMAFNAGDKVSCSTWTQARMERDMSNRRIYGEEETQEGAAGSEFGKKQREESRRKKYGIITKEFKVEDQPWILKVNGKAGRRFKGIKKGGVTENASYYIFTQSADGAFEAFPVHAWYNFTPQAKHRTLTAEEAEEEWGRRNKVVNHFSIMLQRRLREQERGGGGDEDEEEGEKGAKKKKKGGRGGDLRIHDLEEDLEMSSDESDGSNGDGEDDEAKAKAKKEKGAKGKGKKKKKKGSDLEGFEDSDDGDFEGLEVDYMSDESSSEEEEPEKTKPNKAEDVPKGIDEMSESEEESEEETKNEEENKEEEEEEDGKKTPVQVEKKKKKDSSGESDSSEDSDIEGEAASALFMVKKRTPPKRGGGRGSAGSSRTGSRPGTPSIDNAATSNTLRAAASKLEQGKRQTTVPSSETPAAKRLKMEPSPQSSSGKSTPQPASGKSTPSASDVMLTEDAVRRYLIRKPMTTKDLLKKFQTKRTGLSSEQTVNVLAQILKRLNPERKNINDKMHFYLTE, encoded by the exons GGTTCACAGGGGAGCAGCAGTTCATCCTCAACGGAGTATGTAGTACGGGTTCCAaa AAACACCAATAAGAAATACAGCATAATGGCCTTTAATGCTGGTGATAAAGTCAGTTGTTCCACATGGACTCAG GCTCGTATGGAGCGGGACATGAGTAATAGACGTATATATGGTGAGGAGGAGACTCAAGAGGGGGCAGCAGGGAGTGAGTTTGGGAAAAAACAGAGAGAAGAATCAAGGAGGAAGAAGTACGGCATCATTACAAAAGAGTTCAAGGTGGAGGACCAGCCGTGGATCCTTAAGGTTAACGGCAAGGCAGGAAGAAG ATTCAAGGGTATAAAAAAAGGGGGCGTCACAGAGAATGCGTCCTACTACATCTTCACACAGAGTGCTGATGGTGCTTTTGAGGCATTTCCCGTGCACGCCTGGTACAACTTCACACCGCAGGCCAAGCATCGCACGCTCACAGCTGAGGAAGCAGAAGAAGAGTGGGGCAG gAGAAACAAAGTGGTGAACCACTTCAGTATTATGCTCCAGCGGCGTTTGCGAGAACAGGagcgaggaggaggaggagatgaggATGAGGAGGAAGGAGAAAAAGGggcaaagaaaaagaagaagggaGGCAGAGGAGGTGACCTGCGAATTCATGACCTCGAGGAAGATTTGGAAATGAGCAGCGATGAAAGTGATGGCAGCAATGGAGACGGTGAGG ATGATGAAGCCAAGGCGAAAGCTAAAAAGGAAAAAGGTGCCAAAGGCAagggaaagaagaaaaagaaaaagggcAGCGACTTAGAAGGATTTGAGGACAGTGATGATGGTGACTTTGAGGGTTTGGAGGTGGACTACATGTCTGATGAGAgcag TTCTGAAGAAGAAGAGCCAGAGAAGACCAAGCCCAATAAGGCAGAGGATGTTCCTAAAG GGATTGATGAAATGTCTGAAAGTGAGGAAGAGAGTGAGGAAGAGACCAAGAATGAGGAAGAGAAtaaggaagaggaagaggaggaagatgGGAAGAAGACGCCAGTGCAGgtggaaaagaagaaaaagaaag ACAGCAGTGGCGAGTCCGACAGCTCCGAGGACAGTGATATTGAAGGAGAGGCAGCGTCAGCACTGTTTATGGTG AAGAAGCGCACACCTCCTAAGCGAGGAGGTGGCCGTGGCTCAGCAGGAAGTTCAAGAACAGGTAGTCGACCAGGCACACCATCTATTGATAACGCTGCCACTTCCAACACTCTCCGCGCTGCTGCCAGCAAACTGGAGCAAG GTAAGCGACAAACGACTGTGCCAAGCTCAGAGACTCCAGCAGCCAAGAGATTAAAGATGGAGCCCAGTCCTCAGAGCTCCTCAGGGAAAAGCACACCGCAGCCAGCGTCAGGGAAATCCACCCCCAGCGCCAG TGATGTGATGCTGACAGAGGATGCGGTGCGCAGGTATCTCATCAGGAAGCCTATGACCACTAAAGACCTGCTAAAGAAGTTCCAGACTAAACGCACAGGCCTCAGCAGTGAGCAGACAGTCAATGTGCTCGCGCAGATCTTGAAGAGGCTCAACCCAGAGAGGAAGAACATCAATGACAAGATGCACTTCTACCTCACTGAGTGA
- the alkbh7 gene encoding alpha-ketoglutarate-dependent dioxygenase alkB homolog 7, mitochondrial, giving the protein MTLLIRVSRQIQRKSLQSTSLNRLFSDSSALRKGPECTDECKWLCGSSEEILSAVRGQVEVRQNFISEEEENALFKEVEAGLRKKRYEFDHWDDAIHGYRETERLQWGATSESILRRVRTVAFPEGSPLLGPVHVLDLDKEGYIKPHIDSVKFCGSTIAGLSLLSDSIMRLVPENNSTDWVDLLLSRRSLYILRDDARFKFTHEILKEEESFFSGQKVPRHRRISVICRNLPV; this is encoded by the exons ATGACACTATTAATTAGAGTATCCAGACAAATTCAGAGGAAATCTCTGCAAAGTACCTCACTGAACAGGCTTTTCTCGGATAGTTCAGCTCTACGAAAAGGCCCCGAGTGTACAGATGAGTGTAAATGGTTGTGTGGATCGTCCGAAGAAATTTTGTCGGCAGTGCGCGGACAGGTCGAAGTCAGACAGAACTTCATCAGCGAAGAAGAGGAGAACGCCCTGTTTAAAGAAGTAGAGGCAGGACTTAGGAAAAAGCGGTATGAATTTGACCACTGGGACGAT GCTATCCACGGCTACAGGGAAACAGAGCGTCTGCAATGGGGAGCTACATCTGAAAGCATTTTAAGGCGAGTGAGAACAGTTGCGTTTCCTGAAGGCAGTCCACTGCTTGGGCCAGTTCATGTTCTGGACTTGGACAAAGAGGGCTACATAAAACCCCATATCGACAGTGTGAAG TTCTGTGGAAGCACCATTGCAGGGCTGAGCTTGTTGTCTGATAGTATTATGCGACTGGTTCCAGAAAACAATTCCACAGATTGGGTGGATTTGCTTCTGAGTCGGCGCTCACTTTATATATTAcg GGATGATGCAAGATTTAAATTCACCCATGAAATCCTGAAAGAGGAAGAGTCTTTTTTCTCTGGACAGAAGGTTCCACGTCATCGCCGCATCTCTGTGATATGCCGAAACCTGCCCGTGTAA
- the gtf2f1 gene encoding general transcription factor IIF subunit 1 isoform X3 yields MTSLGSQGSSSSSSTEYVVRVPKNTNKKYSIMAFNAGDKVSCSTWTQARMERDMSNRRIYGEEETQEGAAGSEFGKKQREESRRKKYGIITKEFKVEDQPWILKVNGKAGRRFKGIKKGGVTENASYYIFTQSADGAFEAFPVHAWYNFTPQAKHRTLTAEEAEEEWGRRNKVVNHFSIMLQRRLREQERGGGGDEDEEEGEKGAKKKKKGGRGGDLRIHDLEEDLEMSSDESDGSNGDDDEAKAKAKKEKGAKGKGKKKKKKGSDLEGFEDSDDGDFEGLEVDYMSDESSSEEEEPEKTKPNKAEDVPKGIDEMSESEEESEEETKNEEENKEEEEEEDGKKTPVQVEKKKKKDSSGESDSSEDSDIEGEAASALFMVKKRTPPKRGGGRGSAGSSRTGSRPGTPSIDNAATSNTLRAAASKLEQGKRQTTVPSSETPAAKRLKMEPSPQSSSGKSTPQPASGKSTPSASDVMLTEDAVRRYLIRKPMTTKDLLKKFQTKRTGLSSEQTVNVLAQILKRLNPERKNINDKMHFYLTE; encoded by the exons GGTTCACAGGGGAGCAGCAGTTCATCCTCAACGGAGTATGTAGTACGGGTTCCAaa AAACACCAATAAGAAATACAGCATAATGGCCTTTAATGCTGGTGATAAAGTCAGTTGTTCCACATGGACTCAG GCTCGTATGGAGCGGGACATGAGTAATAGACGTATATATGGTGAGGAGGAGACTCAAGAGGGGGCAGCAGGGAGTGAGTTTGGGAAAAAACAGAGAGAAGAATCAAGGAGGAAGAAGTACGGCATCATTACAAAAGAGTTCAAGGTGGAGGACCAGCCGTGGATCCTTAAGGTTAACGGCAAGGCAGGAAGAAG ATTCAAGGGTATAAAAAAAGGGGGCGTCACAGAGAATGCGTCCTACTACATCTTCACACAGAGTGCTGATGGTGCTTTTGAGGCATTTCCCGTGCACGCCTGGTACAACTTCACACCGCAGGCCAAGCATCGCACGCTCACAGCTGAGGAAGCAGAAGAAGAGTGGGGCAG gAGAAACAAAGTGGTGAACCACTTCAGTATTATGCTCCAGCGGCGTTTGCGAGAACAGGagcgaggaggaggaggagatgaggATGAGGAGGAAGGAGAAAAAGGggcaaagaaaaagaagaagggaGGCAGAGGAGGTGACCTGCGAATTCATGACCTCGAGGAAGATTTGGAAATGAGCAGCGATGAAAGTGATGGCAGCAATGGAGACG ATGATGAAGCCAAGGCGAAAGCTAAAAAGGAAAAAGGTGCCAAAGGCAagggaaagaagaaaaagaaaaagggcAGCGACTTAGAAGGATTTGAGGACAGTGATGATGGTGACTTTGAGGGTTTGGAGGTGGACTACATGTCTGATGAGAgcag TTCTGAAGAAGAAGAGCCAGAGAAGACCAAGCCCAATAAGGCAGAGGATGTTCCTAAAG GGATTGATGAAATGTCTGAAAGTGAGGAAGAGAGTGAGGAAGAGACCAAGAATGAGGAAGAGAAtaaggaagaggaagaggaggaagatgGGAAGAAGACGCCAGTGCAGgtggaaaagaagaaaaagaaag ACAGCAGTGGCGAGTCCGACAGCTCCGAGGACAGTGATATTGAAGGAGAGGCAGCGTCAGCACTGTTTATGGTG AAGAAGCGCACACCTCCTAAGCGAGGAGGTGGCCGTGGCTCAGCAGGAAGTTCAAGAACAGGTAGTCGACCAGGCACACCATCTATTGATAACGCTGCCACTTCCAACACTCTCCGCGCTGCTGCCAGCAAACTGGAGCAAG GTAAGCGACAAACGACTGTGCCAAGCTCAGAGACTCCAGCAGCCAAGAGATTAAAGATGGAGCCCAGTCCTCAGAGCTCCTCAGGGAAAAGCACACCGCAGCCAGCGTCAGGGAAATCCACCCCCAGCGCCAG TGATGTGATGCTGACAGAGGATGCGGTGCGCAGGTATCTCATCAGGAAGCCTATGACCACTAAAGACCTGCTAAAGAAGTTCCAGACTAAACGCACAGGCCTCAGCAGTGAGCAGACAGTCAATGTGCTCGCGCAGATCTTGAAGAGGCTCAACCCAGAGAGGAAGAACATCAATGACAAGATGCACTTCTACCTCACTGAGTGA
- the gtf2f1 gene encoding general transcription factor IIF subunit 1 isoform X4 encodes MTSLGSQGSSSSSSTEYVVRVPKNTNKKYSIMAFNAGDKVSCSTWTQARMERDMSNRRIYGEEETQEGAAGSEFGKKQREESRRKKYGIITKEFKVEDQPWILKVNGKAGRRFKGIKKGGVTENASYYIFTQSADGAFEAFPVHAWYNFTPQAKHRTLTAEEAEEEWGRRNKVVNHFSIMLQRRLREQERGGGGDEDEEEGEKGAKKKKKGGRGGDLRIHDLEEDLEMSSDESDGSNGDDDEAKAKAKKEKGAKGKGKKKKKKGSDLEGFEDSDDGDFEGLEVDYMSDESSSEEEEPEKTKPNKAEDVPKGIDEMSESEEESEEETKNEEENKEEEEEEDGKKTPVQVEKKKKKDSSGESDSSEDSDIEGEAASALFMKKRTPPKRGGGRGSAGSSRTGSRPGTPSIDNAATSNTLRAAASKLEQGKRQTTVPSSETPAAKRLKMEPSPQSSSGKSTPQPASGKSTPSASDVMLTEDAVRRYLIRKPMTTKDLLKKFQTKRTGLSSEQTVNVLAQILKRLNPERKNINDKMHFYLTE; translated from the exons GGTTCACAGGGGAGCAGCAGTTCATCCTCAACGGAGTATGTAGTACGGGTTCCAaa AAACACCAATAAGAAATACAGCATAATGGCCTTTAATGCTGGTGATAAAGTCAGTTGTTCCACATGGACTCAG GCTCGTATGGAGCGGGACATGAGTAATAGACGTATATATGGTGAGGAGGAGACTCAAGAGGGGGCAGCAGGGAGTGAGTTTGGGAAAAAACAGAGAGAAGAATCAAGGAGGAAGAAGTACGGCATCATTACAAAAGAGTTCAAGGTGGAGGACCAGCCGTGGATCCTTAAGGTTAACGGCAAGGCAGGAAGAAG ATTCAAGGGTATAAAAAAAGGGGGCGTCACAGAGAATGCGTCCTACTACATCTTCACACAGAGTGCTGATGGTGCTTTTGAGGCATTTCCCGTGCACGCCTGGTACAACTTCACACCGCAGGCCAAGCATCGCACGCTCACAGCTGAGGAAGCAGAAGAAGAGTGGGGCAG gAGAAACAAAGTGGTGAACCACTTCAGTATTATGCTCCAGCGGCGTTTGCGAGAACAGGagcgaggaggaggaggagatgaggATGAGGAGGAAGGAGAAAAAGGggcaaagaaaaagaagaagggaGGCAGAGGAGGTGACCTGCGAATTCATGACCTCGAGGAAGATTTGGAAATGAGCAGCGATGAAAGTGATGGCAGCAATGGAGACG ATGATGAAGCCAAGGCGAAAGCTAAAAAGGAAAAAGGTGCCAAAGGCAagggaaagaagaaaaagaaaaagggcAGCGACTTAGAAGGATTTGAGGACAGTGATGATGGTGACTTTGAGGGTTTGGAGGTGGACTACATGTCTGATGAGAgcag TTCTGAAGAAGAAGAGCCAGAGAAGACCAAGCCCAATAAGGCAGAGGATGTTCCTAAAG GGATTGATGAAATGTCTGAAAGTGAGGAAGAGAGTGAGGAAGAGACCAAGAATGAGGAAGAGAAtaaggaagaggaagaggaggaagatgGGAAGAAGACGCCAGTGCAGgtggaaaagaagaaaaagaaag ACAGCAGTGGCGAGTCCGACAGCTCCGAGGACAGTGATATTGAAGGAGAGGCAGCGTCAGCACTGTTTATG AAGAAGCGCACACCTCCTAAGCGAGGAGGTGGCCGTGGCTCAGCAGGAAGTTCAAGAACAGGTAGTCGACCAGGCACACCATCTATTGATAACGCTGCCACTTCCAACACTCTCCGCGCTGCTGCCAGCAAACTGGAGCAAG GTAAGCGACAAACGACTGTGCCAAGCTCAGAGACTCCAGCAGCCAAGAGATTAAAGATGGAGCCCAGTCCTCAGAGCTCCTCAGGGAAAAGCACACCGCAGCCAGCGTCAGGGAAATCCACCCCCAGCGCCAG TGATGTGATGCTGACAGAGGATGCGGTGCGCAGGTATCTCATCAGGAAGCCTATGACCACTAAAGACCTGCTAAAGAAGTTCCAGACTAAACGCACAGGCCTCAGCAGTGAGCAGACAGTCAATGTGCTCGCGCAGATCTTGAAGAGGCTCAACCCAGAGAGGAAGAACATCAATGACAAGATGCACTTCTACCTCACTGAGTGA